One Oryza sativa Japonica Group chromosome 8, ASM3414082v1 DNA window includes the following coding sequences:
- the LOC4345988 gene encoding cytochrome P450 76M5-like, whose amino-acid sequence MERDAWLLCAALAAATVVYYLACTTSRRAQRRRLPPGPTPLPVIGNVLSLRGNMHHALARLARERYGPVMALKLGLVTAVVVSSPDAAREAFTKHDRRLAARAVPDTSRVRGFADRSMIWLPSSDTRWKTLRGVVATHVFSPRSIAAARGVRERKVRDIVGYFAAHVGEVVDVGEAVYSGVVNLVSNAFFSGDVVDVGEESAHGLREAVEDIILAIAKPNVSDLFPFLRPLDLQGWRRWAEKRYDTVFDILDNITNSRLADASAGNHAGDFLDSLLGLMSYGKIARDDVTTIMFDVFGAGTDTIAITVQWAMAELLRNPSIMAKARTEMEDVLAGKKTIEENDTEKLPYLRAVIKEAMRLHPVAPILLPHQAAEDGVEIGGYAVPKGSTVIFNVWAIMRDPTAWERPDEFMPERFLQRAEVDFRGKDFEFMPFGAGRRLCPGLPMAERVVPFILASLLHAFEWRLPDGMSAEELDVSEKFTTANVLTVPLKAVPILASSASELQAS is encoded by the coding sequence ATGGAGCGCGACGCGTGGCTGCTATGTGCAGCGCTCGCCGCGGCGACGGTCGTCTACTACCTCGCCTGCACGACGTCGCGCCGCGCGCAGCGGCGTCGTCTGCCTCCTGGCCCGACGCCGCTGCCGGTGATCGGCAATGTGCTCAGCCTGCGCGGCAACATGCACCACGCGCTGGCgcgcctcgcgcgcgagcggtATGGCCCCGTGATGGCGCTGAAGCTGGGCCTCGTCACCGCCGTGGTCGTCTCCTCGCCCGACGCGGCGAGGGAGGCGTTCACCAAGCACGACCGGCGCCTCGCGGCGCGCGCCGTCCCGGACACCAGCCGCGTGCGCGGGTTCGCCGACCGGTCCATGATATGGCTGCCGAGCTCCGACACGCGCTGGAAGACGCTGCGCGGGGTGGTGGCCACGCACGTCTTCTCGCCACGGAGCatcgccgcggcgcgcggcgtccGCGAGCGCAAGGTGCGCGACATCGTCGGCTACTTCGCCGCGCACGTCGGGGAGGTGGTCGACGTCGGCGAGGCCGTGTACAGCGGGGTGGTCAACCTCGTGTCGAACGCCTTCTTCTCCGGTGACGTGGTCGACGTCGGCGAGGAGTCGGCGCACGGGCTACGGGAAGCCGTGGAGGACATCATCTTGGCGATCGCGAAGCCCAACGTCTCCGACCTTTTTCCCTTCCTCCGCCCGCTCGACCTGCAGGGATGGCGTCGCTGGGCGGAGAAACGCTACGACACGGTGTTCGACATCTTGGACAACATAACCAACAGCCGTTTGGCCGACGCCTCGGCAGGAAACCACGCCGGCGACTTCCTGGACTCCCTCCTCGGCCTCATGTCCTACGGCAAGATCGCTCGCGACGACGTGACAACCATAATGTTCGACGTGTTCGGCGCCGGGACAGACACGATCGCCATCACGGTGCAGTGGGCGATGGCGGAGCTGCTCCGCAACCCGAGCATAATGGCCAAGGCGCGCACAGAGATGGAGGACGTCCTCGCCGGCAAGAAAACCATCGAGGAGAACGACACGGAGAAGTTGCCGTACCTCCGGGCCGTGATAAAGGAGGCAATGCGGCTTCACCCGGTGGCACCGATACTACTGCCGCAccaggcggcggaggacggcgtggaGATCGGCGGCTACGCCGTGCCGAAGGGGTCGACGGTGATCTTCAACGTGTGGGCGATCATGCGTGACCCGACGGCGTGGGAGAGGCCGGACGAGTTCATGCCAGAGAGATTCCTGCAAAGAGCAGAGGTAGATTTCCGAGGAAAAGACTTCGAGTTCATGCCGTTCGGGGCCGGAAGGAGGCTGTGCCCGGGGTTGCCGATGGCAGAGCGCGTCGTGCCATTCATACTGGCGTCGCTGCTGCACGCGTTCGAGTGGAGGCTCCCCGACGGCATGTCGGCTGAGGAGTTGGATGTCAGTGAGAAGTTCACCACAGCCAATGTTCTTACTGTCCCACTGAAGGCCGTCCCCATACTTGCCTCTAGTGCTAGTGAACTACAAGCAAGCTAG
- the LOC4345989 gene encoding IRK-interacting protein — protein sequence MAAEATTSSSSSTHHPPHATAAVPAPATRHEIQAAIAKATELRALHAALLQGQGAAAANAGSAYSRSPAASLIRLPPGASPALSKAAAAAVAEDYPVFTPTYDEEALSGMNYIRQDNRSLSENWSGIGLDHEGQEDEVAFSDFDNHNTFSSSNSELHFSSSNEHRRNRMGCRNHPSFLQPALSTDSFIKSASKRTDLAEFKAVTTCNTCKPATISRHPEADVDALKNLSSRVPPQSNYHPSICSRPRQKGPHILSWLLPKSKRKVKSDMSPNTVECENMSQLLKEWGVFSLESLKKELAEANENRDAALQEAAEMKSSLGELTTKLVSLEGYCSELKKALKQATSTKNMISHSKRSARSLAVSRDNSMPVSHEVMVEGFLQIVSEARLSIKQFCKVLIQQVEDADNGLSDKLNLLLQPYQVTLTDKHPKVVLYHLEALMNQAMYQDFENCTFQKNGPPKYLDPKEDRQENFASFVALRNLSWNEVLKKGTKYHCEDFSRFCDQKMSCIVSMLNWSWPWAEQLLQCFFVASKCIWLLHLLAFSFSPPLVILRVEENRAFDQMYMEDIHLDKQRSQNPCQVKIMVTPGFYVQDRVLKCRVLGRYS from the exons ATGGCGGCCGAGGCGAccacctcgtcgtcctcgtccacccACCACCCGCCCCACGCCACCGCGGCGGTCCCGGCCCCCGCCACGCGGCACGAAATCCAGGCGGCCATCGCCAAGGCCACCGAGCTGCGCGCGCTCCACGCCGCGCTCCTCCAGGGCcagggcgccgcggcggccaatGCCGGGAGCGCGTACAGCCGCAGCCCCGCCGCGTCGCTCATCCGCCTCCCGCCTGGCGCGTCGCCCGCGCTCtccaaggccgccgccgccgccgtcgccgaggactACCCCGTCTTCACTCCG ACTTATGATGAAGAGGCACTTAGTGGAATGAATTATATTCGCCAAGACAACAGGAGCCTATCTGAGAACTGGAGCGGAATCGGCTTGGATCATGAAGGTCAGGAAGATGAGGTGGCTTTCTCAGATTTCGACAATCACAACACATTCTCTTCATCAAACAGTGAGCTCCACTTTTCTTCATCGAACGAGCATCGACGGAACAGAATGGGATGCAGAAACCATCCATCCTTCCTTCAGCCTGCTCTCTCCACCGACAGTTTCATCAAATCGGCTAGCAAGAGGACAGATTTGGCAGAATTCAAAGCTGTGACTACTTGCAACACCTGCAAGCCTGCAACAATCAGTAGGCACCCTGAAGCCGATGTCGATGCTCTCAAGAACCTCAGCAGTAGAGTGCCGCCGCAGTCAAATTACCACCCATCCATCTGCTCAAGGCCAAGGCAGAAGGGGCCACATATTCTCTCGTGGCTCTTACCCAAGTCAAAGAGGAAAGTGAAGTCGGACATGTCGCCAAACACCGTCGAATGCGAGAACATGTCACAGCTTCTTAAGGAATGGGGGGTGTTTTCTCTAGAATCTCTGAAAAAGGAGCTTGCTGAGGCCAATGAAAATAGGGATGCTGCTCTTCAAGAAGCTGCAGAGATGAAATCGTCGTTAGGAGAACTGACCACCAAGCTAGTGAGCTTGGAAGGGTACTGCTCGGAACTGAAGAAGGCTTTGAAGCAAGCGACCAGCACCAAGAACATGATATCTCACTCGAAAAGATCAGCTAGATCACTTGCTGTTAGTAGAGACAATTCTATGCCCGTCAGTCATGAAGTAATGGTGGAGGGTTTCTTGCAGATAGTATCAGAAGCTCGCCTTTCCATCAAACAGTTCTGCAAGGTATTAATCCAACAAGTTGAAGATGCTGACAACGGACTATCTGATAAGCTAAACTTACTCCTACAACCTTATCAAGTCACGCTAACCGACAAGCACCCGAAGGTAGTACTGTATCATCTCGAAGCTCTGATGAACCAAGCAATGTATCAAGATTTTGAGAACTGCACATTCCAGAAGAACGGGCCACCCAAGTATCTCGACCCAAAAGAAGATCGTCAGGAGAACTTTGCTTCATTTGTTGCGCTTCGCAACTTGAGCTGGAATGaagtcttgaagaagggcaCCAAGTACCACTGTGAGGACTTCAGCCGCTTCTGCGATCAGAAAATGAGCTGCATTGTCTCCATGCTGAACTGGTCATGGCCATGGGCAGAGCAGCTGCTGCAGTGCTTCTTTGTGGCTTCCAAGTGCATCTGGTTGCTCCACCTGCTGGCATTCTCATTCAGCCCACCTCTGGTGATATTGCGCGTCGAGGAGAACCGGGCATTCGATCAGATGTACATGGAAGACATCCATCTTGACAAGCAAAGGTCACAGAACCCTTGCCAAGTAAAGATCATGGTGACTCCCGGGTTTTATGTCCAAGATCGGGTGCTCAAATGCAGGGTACTCGGCAGGTACAGCTAG